In Streptomyces durocortorensis, a genomic segment contains:
- a CDS encoding alpha/beta fold hydrolase, producing the protein MPIFTAYDTTRLAYHLVGEGEPLICLPGGPMRASAYLGDLGGLADRRQLVLLDLRGTGDSAVPGDPSTYRCDRLVDDVEALRDHLGLDRIDVLTHSAGADLALLYAARHPDRLRSLTLVAPSTRAVGIEVSDQDLREAAELRRDEPWYPQARAAQEALLAGGPFAELWPAVRPLTYGRWDEAARAHAAASAGQTNPEARDRYAGTGAFDPARTAAALRELAVPVLVLAGELDGHPSPDRATELAALFPQAEFVVQRGAGHFPWLDDPGGFARTVAAFLDPAVHSVQAGGTRLAYRVWGDPGAPPVVLLHGRGGNSGTWTRIAEDLAADHRVYAPDFRGHGLSDWPGRYAFELFRDDLHAFLEARNLAGATVVGHSMGGVAACLLAQREPALVGRLVIEDAPPLLPLDPPRPPSVRPAGELDFDWPVVPDTDAQLNAPDPEARERLGEITARTLVIGGGPTSHIDQDQLARTADAIPGAAFVTIEAGHLIHMTRPDAFLAVIRSFGLA; encoded by the coding sequence ATGCCGATCTTCACCGCGTACGACACGACCCGGCTCGCCTATCACCTGGTGGGGGAGGGGGAGCCGCTGATCTGCCTGCCCGGCGGGCCGATGCGGGCGAGCGCGTATCTCGGGGACCTCGGAGGGCTCGCGGACCGGCGACAGCTCGTCCTGCTGGATCTGCGCGGCACCGGTGACTCCGCCGTGCCCGGGGACCCCTCGACGTACCGCTGCGACCGTCTCGTCGACGACGTGGAGGCCCTGCGCGACCACCTGGGCCTCGACCGGATCGACGTGCTGACGCACTCCGCGGGCGCCGACCTGGCCCTGCTGTACGCCGCCCGCCACCCGGACCGCCTGCGCTCCCTGACCCTCGTCGCGCCCAGCACCCGGGCTGTGGGCATCGAGGTGAGCGACCAGGATCTGCGCGAGGCCGCCGAACTGCGCCGCGACGAGCCCTGGTACCCGCAGGCGCGGGCCGCCCAGGAGGCGCTGCTCGCCGGCGGGCCGTTCGCCGAGCTGTGGCCCGCGGTCCGGCCGCTCACCTATGGCCGCTGGGACGAGGCGGCCCGAGCACACGCCGCCGCCTCCGCCGGACAGACCAACCCCGAGGCCCGTGACCGCTACGCGGGCACGGGCGCCTTCGACCCGGCTCGCACGGCCGCCGCCCTGCGCGAACTGGCGGTGCCGGTGCTGGTCCTGGCCGGAGAGCTGGACGGTCACCCGAGCCCGGACCGGGCGACGGAGCTCGCCGCGCTCTTCCCGCAAGCCGAGTTCGTCGTCCAGCGCGGCGCGGGTCACTTCCCCTGGCTGGACGACCCGGGTGGCTTCGCCCGTACGGTCGCGGCCTTCCTCGACCCGGCCGTCCACAGCGTCCAGGCGGGCGGGACCCGGCTCGCGTACCGGGTGTGGGGTGACCCCGGGGCCCCGCCGGTCGTCCTGCTCCACGGCCGGGGCGGGAACAGCGGGACCTGGACCCGGATCGCGGAGGACCTGGCCGCCGACCACCGGGTGTACGCCCCCGACTTCCGGGGCCACGGGCTCAGCGACTGGCCAGGCCGCTATGCGTTCGAGCTGTTCCGCGACGACCTCCACGCGTTCCTGGAGGCACGCAACCTGGCGGGCGCGACCGTCGTCGGTCACTCCATGGGCGGGGTGGCCGCCTGCCTCCTGGCCCAGCGGGAACCGGCCCTGGTCGGGCGGCTGGTCATCGAGGACGCCCCGCCCCTCCTCCCGCTCGACCCGCCCCGGCCCCCGTCCGTCCGCCCGGCGGGCGAGCTCGACTTCGACTGGCCCGTCGTCCCGGACACCGACGCCCAGCTGAACGCCCCCGACCCCGAGGCCCGCGAACGGCTCGGGGAGATCACCGCGCGCACCCTCGTCATCGGCGGCGGCCCCACCAGCCACATCGACCAGGACCAGCTCGCCCGGACGGCCGACGCCATCCCCGGCGCCGCGTTCGTCACCATCGAGGCGGGCCACCTGATCCACATGACCCGGCCGGACGCCTTCCTCGCGGTGATCAGGTCGTTCGGCCTGGCGTGA